Genomic DNA from Patescibacteria group bacterium:
CCGTTTTTTCGCAGGATACTTCCTCCCAGGTTGCAGCCACCTCCCTGGTTGGCAATGTGGTGACTATTACTTCGGTAGTTGGCTATGCGGTTGATGATTACATCGCGGTAATTCAGGATCAGGGCACTTCACAGATTTCCGCGATAGGTCGAGTCACAGTGGTTGGCGGCTCAACGCTGACTATTGATGAACTCAAAGATGGTGGAGTTGCCCCGGTAATCGATGGATCTAGTGACTTTGTTTATAAATTAAGCGGCAGTTCATTGCCTTTTAACACTTTTTCTACCAGCGTAGTTAATACTGGCATTGTGGGCTGGGACGCGGCGGCTGATGTTTCGAGCGGGTACAGCGTCTTCCTTTTTGAAGATCAGAACCTGACTTCTGGCACGGATACCATTCCAGACATCTCCGACGGTTCAGTGACTGCTGGCGTTAATGAATACGGGGCGCGATCGTCAGATACTTCACTCACTGGTTCAACGTTTGATACGACTGATTCACCAATTATCGGATCGTTCCAGGAGGTTGCGAGCAGAGCTGATAACTCTCTGAAGGCGCGGGATTTTTTGACGCTAAAAGTAGGCATTAGCGGTACTCAGCCTAATGGTACCTACACTCAAACGTTAACTTTCGTCTTTGTTGGTAACTACTAATATGCGACTCTGCGGACTCGTTCTGGGTTTATTTCTATCTTTTGCGACGCCACTATTTGCGTTGGGCGCGACCGTTGACCCGAGTGCGAGTGATCTTACAGTTATGCCAGGTGAAACGGCGGTAGCGACGATTTCCGTAAAAAATGATGCAGATTGGTCAAAGAATTATGAGGTTTCTTTCGCCCAGGTGAAGTTTGGTACTACGGCAGAAGAGGTCTCGTTCACCGCGTTGTCTACGAGTTTAAAAGGGGCGTTGTTAGCTGCGCCGAAACTTTTTACTCTTGAAGCTCATGCTTCGCGAACGATCGATGTGTCTGTGCAGCTGCCGGTCGGTCTTGAGGCTCAGTCGCCGACGATCGCCATTTTGGTAACTGAGAAGGGTGACCAGGGACAGACGGGAGGCGTGCAATCGTCCGTAGCCTCGATGTTATTTTTGCATGTTCCAGGTAATTTGACGCGTTCCATGTCTCTGGATTCGTTTATTGCCGTGCCAACCTTTACTTGGGGGAGAAATACAATGATTTCCGGGTTATTTAGGAATGACGGAGAGGAAACAATAGTCCTGCCAAACGAGATCCGAGTTTTTGGTCCATTTGGCGGTGAGGTTGGCCGAGGTTTATTCTCGAGTGAACCTAAGCATTTGCCTCCAGGAACCACGCGCGGGGTGACGCTAACTTGGCCGGCGAGTGACGGATTTTCTAAGTTTTTGATAGGCTCATACCGTTTTGAGCTGTGGGATGGTGATCAACAGCTGGCCAAAACTAAAGCTACTTTTGTTCCGATTACGGTGTTCGTAGTGCTTGGAGCCAGTTTTATTGTCATTTTTCTTGGTATAATTACTCTCGTGCGGCGTCGCACTAAATAACTTTGTGAGATTTTTTTTCAAGCGTGCTGCGGTGTTTTGTATTTTCACCCTCTTGCTGATGGGTGTATTTCCTGTTTTTCACACTTTTGCAGTTACTGATGTGGTGACTAGTTTGTCCGACCAACCGAGCACGTTGGTTACGAGCGCTTTATCAAATCATTCGTTTTTATTCACTACCGCTGACAATTGGACTGATGGTTTTACTGTGACCTTGGTTTTCCCGGCCGGGTTTACGACTACCGCTATCATTGAGGATGACGTTGACGTTGCCGATGACGGGGTGGATTTGACCACCGCTGCTACTTGCGCCGGAACAGAGCAGATGTCTGCGGTCATGAGTGGCGGAACCCTCACTTTGACGGTCTGCACTGGTGATGGGGGAACGGTAGCCTTAGGCAGTGTGGTGACTGTTGAGATTGGGACAAACGCGTCCGCGTCTGGCACTGGCTCTAATAAAATCACTAATCCTTCAAGCGCCGGTACCTATTTCGTAAATCTTGCAGGTACGTCTGGCAACCAGGGTTCTATCCCTTTACCTATTGTTAGTTCATTAAGCAGTGGCGTTTCCGGATCAGTTGGTTCATTCGTTCCACCGCCATCGGGCGGCGCGCCGCCATCACCTCCGCCTGAACCTCCGCCAGCACCTGCTCCGGAACCGGCTCCAGAACCAACTCCTGAGCCTGCGCCTACGCCAACTCCCGAGCCAGCACCAGCTCCCACTCCCGAGCCCGCGCCTGCACCAGCCCCTGCGCCATCACCGGCGCCAAGTCCTGCGCCGAGCGCGCCACCTGGAGGGGGTGGTGCTTTGCCAACTGATATTGACGTGTCGGCTACGTTGTCAGCTGGCGGGATTCCGCTTGCCCTAGAAGGCGGCGCAGTTAGTCTTTTACCTGGCACGACTCCGGTTGTCAGGGTATCGGTTACTAACCCTGATGATGTTGGTTCAGTAACAGTGGTAATCGCAGACTCTACTTACATCTTGTCCCAGGTTGCGCCTGATACATATCAAGGCTTGATTCAGGCTCCCTCGGCGAATGACGTCTTGAACGTCATAGTGGCGAGGAAGAGCGGAGGTTCAAAAATCATTTCGATGGCCATTCAGATTGCGTCATACGGGCAGGTCTATGAAATTATTGATGGCTTACGACGACCAGTGGAGAACGTTATTGTGACGGCCTATACTGGGGGTCGAATACTTTGGAATGCTTCTGATTTTGGCGGGGTGAATCCAGAGCGGACTTCATTTTCCGGCAGTTTTGGTTGGTATGCGCCAAATGGTTCGTATGTCCTAGTGGCTGAGCGAGACGGGTATGAATCGGCGAGCGTGACAGTCGGGGTGAGTGATCACGTTTTATCTTCCTCTATTCAACTAACAAGATCTTCCGAGGTTATCGTACCGCCTGTTGTTCCGCCGGTCGTACCCCCAATTATTGCCGCGCTTCCTCCGAGCGTTGGTCAGGCGGTGGTTTCGGCTAGCGCCGCTGTTGCCGTGGCTACTGAGGCAGTGGCGGCGGTGTTTGCCTCCCCGGAAGCGCAGGCTACGGCCACGGTGGCAGCCCCGGTAGCCGCGGCTGTGGCGGCCTCGTCAACGATTGTGCTGGCTTCGAGTTTTAATTTGGCAGCTTATCTTCAGTATTTAATTACTTCGCCGTTATTGCTTCTCAATAGACGCAAACGAAAAGCGTACGGCATGGTTTATAACGCGATGACCAAAATCCCGATTGAGCTGGCGGTGGTACGACTTTATAGAGTTTCGGACAACCGACTCATAAAGTCAGTAGTCACCAACGCTGAAGGAAAATACTTTCTGTTCGTCCCTGAGCCGGGCGTATATACCTTGAAAGTAGCCAAAGGTGGCTTTGTTTTCCCGAGTGATTATTTGAAAGGCATCAAAGACGATGGGACGTTTCTTGACGTGTACACTTCTCAATTGATTACAGTCAACGAGCGCGACGCCACGATTGCGGCTAATATCCCAATGGATCCGTCGCAATCTAGCGAGCACCATGGTGAGATGCGTTTGCGAACCAAGCGGTTCCTGCGTTCATTGCAGAAAGTGGCGGCTCCAGCTGGTGTTGTGTTATCGGTTTTCGTTTTTCTAACTTTTCCTGGAGTATTTTCCGGCCTTGGATTGGTGGTACAGGTAATTGCACTCATGATTTCTATCCGACTCGCTTGGCCAAAGAAACCAAAAGGTTGGGGTCTGGTTGATGAAGCTACCGGTAAGGCGCCGTTGGGGAATGTTGTCGTTCGTCTCTTCGAACCGCGGTATAATAAGCTAGTCGAGTCTACGCTCACGGATAACCGTGGCCGATATTCTTTCCTTTTGGGTCCGAACGAGTACTACGTAAGCTACTCTAAGACGGGGTTTGCGGAAAAAATTGTTCGTCCCATTGACTATAGGGACAAGAAAGAGCCGACACCATTAACGGTGAAGGTGGCACTCGACAAAGCTTAGGAGGTACATGAACCAACGTGCACACCATGGATTCCCGCAAGTGATTGCGAGGTTTCTCCTCGTGTCCGTTTTGTTCGGCAGCGCGGCGCTCTCCGCGCTTTTCGGCGTGTCTGTCCAGGCCGCAAGTGCTCCAAACATCATTAGTTATCAAGGAAGAGTACTGAATACGAACGGCGTTCCTGTTGCCTCCGCCTCCGCTACCATGGTCTTTGAAATTTATGACTCGCTCGCAGCCGGCACGTGTCTCTGGTCTAACTCGTCCGCTACCTGTGCAAGTGCAACCTCGCGAACCGTTACACTAACCGACGGCTTGTTCTCCGAGCCACTCGGCGACACGACCGTTGGAGTTCCATACGCGGCTATTGCTGACACAGTTTTTGGCAGTAATGCTGGTACCTACCTGCAAGTCACGGTGAACGGCGAGACGCTCACTCCCCGCAAACAGATTGTGGCTGCTCCGTATGCACTTAATGCTGACACGCTTGATGGCTTGGACTCGTCTGCCTTTACATCTCTCTTTACTGACGGCGGCACTTTTACATACCTAACTTCAGCCACAGACGACCTTGTTATTGGCGGGGTTACGGTGCCGGCGGCCTCGCTCTTCTTTGATGCATCAGTCGCGGAACTTAATCTTGGAACGGAGGGCGCCCTGAACGGACTCGTACGGCTTTATAGTTCTGGTGCTGTTGTTGATGCGACAATTGGTACGAACGTGTCAGGTGATTTAGTTTTGACGACTCCTGGAATCATTTCTGTTGCGAGTAACATCACGAGTAGCGCAGACCTGGCTCTAAACGGCGGCGATCTTACTTCTACCTCTGCTGTCTTTAAGCTGGCTGACGCTGTCGGAAACTCGGCCACTATTCAAATTGGTGGTGTCAGTACTGACCTTCTAAATACCGTGAACATTGCTACGGATTCTACGAGTGCCGATTTCATAGTTATTGGCAGCATAAACGCTGCCAGTACCGCTCAATTACGTGGTGCCATTACTACTCTGAACGGCACCTCGGCCATTAATCTGAATGACGCTACGGGCGCTAAGATCACGGACGTCGGCGGTGTTGACAATGACGGCGGAGATACGGTCCGCATCGCAACTGAAGGTACGTCGGCTGATGTTATTACCATTGGTAATAGCAATGCTTTGACCACATTAGGACTCACCGGTGGCGATGATTGGAGTGTCACGACCGCGGGACTGATTACTACGGCTAATGACGTGTTTATTAATGGAGGCGATTTGCAATCAACTTCCGCCACTTTTAACTTTTTGGATAACACTGGCGACGCGACAACGATTGATATTGGAGGCGTAACTACTGCTCTCAGCAATACCATTAACATCGCTACTAATGCCACAGGTTCCGATACCATTAACATTGGTAATAATGGAGCGGCTACTTCACTGGTTCTTACGTCTCAGGCCTGGAGCATCACTGGCCCTGGTCTGATAACTACGGGGGACGATCTAGCTGTTAATGGTGGTGACTTGACCTCTACTTCGGCTACCTTTAATTTTCTTGATGCGGCCAGTAGTTCCACAACGATTGATATTGGCGGCGTGACCACTTCGCTTAGTAATACGATCAATATCGCCACTAATGCCACCGGTTCCGATACCATTAACATTGGTAACAATGGAGCCGCTACTTCTTTGGTGCTGACGTCTCAAGCCTGGAGTATCACCGGTCCGGGTTTGATAACTACATCTGATGATGTGGCGATTGGCGGCGGAGACTTAACCTCCACCGCTGGAACCTTTAACTTCTTAGATGCTGCCGCAAACTCGGCCGCCATAGATATTGGAGGGGTCACTACTGATATCGGAAATACCATTTATATTGCGATAAACTCAACTACCGCGGATACGCTTAGTTTTGGAAATGCTAACGCCTCCACTGTATTCTATCTTGATGGTGGTGATGACTGGGCTATTAACGCTACGGGCGATGCGCAATTTGAAAATGTTTTGATTGACATGACGAATACCGCTACCACGAACGGTGTCTGTCACTCTGGTGTAGATTCAGATACCACAGCGACAGTTCGGGAGATGGTTGTTTGTTCTGCAGCTCCAGACGACTACGCCGAGTGGTATGAAACAGACGGTTCTGCGGTTGCCGGTGATCTTGTAGCGACGACGTCAACTACTTTTACGTACAATGCCAAGCAGAGCAACCCGTTTACCGGTGAGATTTTGCCTGGCACGATTAGTAAAACCTTGCCGGTACTCACGAAGGCGACATCGAGTTCGGTCGACGTATTCGGCATCATCTCTACTTCGCCAAACCAGGTGATTGGTAGCGATGTGAAGAATCAGGGCGCGCATCCTCAGCCGATTGGTCTAGTTGGCCGTGTTCCGCTTCATGTGACTAGCGAGAACGGCCCGATTGCTGCGGGTGATTATCTAACTGTGTCATCGACTCCCGGTTACGCTATGAAGGCCACTGCTCCTGGTCGAGTGATCGCTCGCGCACTGACAAACTTTAACGGCGTCGGCGTGACTACTATTACCGCGTTTATTGACAATTCTTGGTACGGCGGCGAAATGCTCGCAGCCGATGGCTCGGCCTTGGCACTGACCGGGGACCTTAAGCTTTCGTCGCTTGCTCAGGCAACGCCATCGAGCCAGGCTATAAACTCGCATGCGCTTTTACTCACGGGTAGCGGTTGGGATGGCTCAAGTGCTCTAGACGTAACGATGGGTTTGCGAACTAAAGTAAATTCGCTCAGTAATTATCGCCTCGCTTTTGAAAATAACCTTGGCGGCGAGATCGCGTCGATTACCAACTCCGGTGATGTGCTGGTGTCCGGCAAGTTGTATCCCTCTGACAGGGGTTTGACTCAAACCAACGCGTACATTTTCTATGATTCATCGGCTGGCGGGGGATACATGAAGACGAATGCTGCCGGTTGGAACGTGGGTTCGTACGACTTTGCTGAAATGTTCCCATCTGACGACGAACTGACCGCTGGCGAGGTTGTTGTTTTCGCCGACCGTTCACAGGCGGTGAAGAAGTCAGGTTCGACGACTTATGATGATAAGCTCGTCGGTGTTGTTTCAACACGTCCAGGTTTCTTGGCCGGTGAATACAAAGCTGGTTCATACCCGATCGCCCTTTCAGGTCGAGTGCCAACGAATGTGTCGGACGAGAACGGCGCTGTGGCTATCGGCGACCCGCTGACTACCTCCTCGACGCCTGGCGTAGCGATGAAGGCCACGAAAGCTGGTCCGATTCTTGGCTATGCCATGGAGCCGCTGCCTGGTGGAACCGGTAAGGTAGTCGCCTTTATTCGAGCTTCTTATTACTCAGGAAACGGAACTAACTCAGCACCGGATGTCAGTAACACGGTTACCGGCTTGTCAACGGCCGGTAGCCTTGATCTCTCAGGCTCTTTGAATATGAACGGCGGCAATATTCTGTCAGTCGGTTCTATAGGGGGTATCGGCGGAGTTTGGAAGATCGCTGATAATGGAGATTTTACAACCGGAGGGGCATTGGTTAAGCAGGTTCGTTCATTTATGGGTGATCTAGTAGACACTTATCCTTCTACCGCAACGGAGCGAACGGTTGAGCTGTCGGGGACAAGTACATTGCAGAACGGCTTAGCTACAGTTACCTTCTCAGAGGAGGATCCGCATTTTAATCAGATCATTTCTAACACTGCGGCTTATCGTGTACTAGTTACTCCGGCGGGCGCCACCGGACAGGTTTTTGTAACAGATCGTTCAAATGGAGGATTTATCATTCACGATACCGGCTCATCTACCGGAGTGATGGTTGACTGGCTCGTGATTGCCTACGAAAAAGATCATGAACCTCAAGTGGTGACTCCCGTTGTTGTACCTGAACCCATTCCGGAGCCAATCGTGGCTGGCATAGTTGATCCTGTGCCGGCTGATCCTGTCGTAGTTGTAGATACAGTGCCAACTGAACCGATTCCCGTTGTCGACCCGGTACCAATCCAGGCGGTCATAGAGGTCGCGCCTGTTGAAACGCTTATTGATCCAGTGCCTGTGCCTGAGCCAACCTTGCCGACTGATCCTCTTCTGACACCATAGAAATACATATGTCTCACAAAATAGGCGTCTTTTTACTGAAACTTTCTCGCATTCTCTGGTGCTCTGCAGCCATTTTGGTGCCTCTTGTCATGTTCCCGTGGACGACTGATCATTTTGATTTTAACAAAGCCTTCGTACTTGTCATCCTGGGCACCGGCATTGCCGCATCTTCTTTTTTTGGCATGGCGCTGACTAAGTCGTTGCGAGTGAAGATGCATCCGGTTCTACTTCTGCCCGCAATCTTTTTACTCGTTACCGCACTGTCGAGCGTTTTTTCTCTTGATCAGGCCACGAGTTTTATCGGCGAAGGGGGACAAGAACATACGAGTTTGTTGATGGGTATTTTTCTTTATATTTTATTACTTTTAGGCGCCATTTTTCTTGAGGATGAAGGATTTCAGAAGAGTCTGTCTTCTGCGTTGTTGGTTGGATCGGCCATCACTGGCGCGCTGACTCTGGTGACTTTTGTGGGCATCTCCATTCCGCCGTTCCAAAATACGGTCGGCGTGCCAACGGCCTTCGCTGTTTACATGATAACCATGACAATGTTTGGAACGTGCGTATTTCTAACGGAGATGGGACAAGAAACAAAAGCTAAGTCATGGGCGATGAAAATTAGTTTCGCCTTGACGGCCTTAGCGACTGCTTTGACTTTGATCGCTTTCGACTCCATATTATTGTGGGCTCTGGTGATCGTTTCAACCTTGGCGCTCTTCACCTTTGTCTTTGCTCGTCCCGAACTTCTCCAGAAGACAGCAATTTTAGCGGTTCCAGGACTATTCTTGTCTTTGGCCATCGTTT
This window encodes:
- a CDS encoding carboxypeptidase-like regulatory domain-containing protein; this translates as MSDQPSTLVTSALSNHSFLFTTADNWTDGFTVTLVFPAGFTTTAIIEDDVDVADDGVDLTTAATCAGTEQMSAVMSGGTLTLTVCTGDGGTVALGSVVTVEIGTNASASGTGSNKITNPSSAGTYFVNLAGTSGNQGSIPLPIVSSLSSGVSGSVGSFVPPPSGGAPPSPPPEPPPAPAPEPAPEPTPEPAPTPTPEPAPAPTPEPAPAPAPAPSPAPSPAPSAPPGGGGALPTDIDVSATLSAGGIPLALEGGAVSLLPGTTPVVRVSVTNPDDVGSVTVVIADSTYILSQVAPDTYQGLIQAPSANDVLNVIVARKSGGSKIISMAIQIASYGQVYEIIDGLRRPVENVIVTAYTGGRILWNASDFGGVNPERTSFSGSFGWYAPNGSYVLVAERDGYESASVTVGVSDHVLSSSIQLTRSSEVIVPPVVPPVVPPIIAALPPSVGQAVVSASAAVAVATEAVAAVFASPEAQATATVAAPVAAAVAASSTIVLASSFNLAAYLQYLITSPLLLLNRRKRKAYGMVYNAMTKIPIELAVVRLYRVSDNRLIKSVVTNAEGKYFLFVPEPGVYTLKVAKGGFVFPSDYLKGIKDDGTFLDVYTSQLITVNERDATIAANIPMDPSQSSEHHGEMRLRTKRFLRSLQKVAAPAGVVLSVFVFLTFPGVFSGLGLVVQVIALMISIRLAWPKKPKGWGLVDEATGKAPLGNVVVRLFEPRYNKLVESTLTDNRGRYSFLLGPNEYYVSYSKTGFAEKIVRPIDYRDKKEPTPLTVKVALDKA